Genomic window (Gasterosteus aculeatus chromosome 1, fGasAcu3.hap1.1, whole genome shotgun sequence):
CTATCACAGCATTAACTGATGAATTTGCGATATCAAACCTTCTCGAGACCTTCATAAAACTGATTCAATGTGATGCAATACAACAGCCctgaattaaatatttacctGGGTAGCGTTTTATGCATATCATGTATTAGATGTATATGTATGGATGGATAGACAAAGGTTCTAGTTTCATGAGGAAAACtaacaaataatttattctcagtatatatatttttacttgatTTTTGTTTGCAATGCAAGACATTTCctctcaaactgtttttttgtttcataataAAGATCTAAGCTCTACTTCATATGAACGCATTAGGTATTGAGAACGGGCCACTGATACCCGGAACTAAGCGGAAAGCAAACAGTTCCTAGCCGGACATGCAATGAGATGCACACTTAAACATGGCGGCCAACATAGAGCAAATTTTCCAAGATTTTATATTGAATAAGATCAGAGAAATCGAAGACCAGAATGAAGACAAAATGTATGTGaatgttgtgttgtgctttACGTTTAGTGGTAGTTAAAGAGTAGAGGAGAAGTAACGTTAATCATGACAGTTTTACCGCTAACATTAACGTTAATTGTAGATTCACAAGCTAATCTAGTTGTTGATTCATACTGTTAAACGTTGCGACACAAGTAGCAACATGATGTAGTGTATATAGTGTATGTGAGTGAATTCACAAGACGGGCCACGTTAAACCGGGCCCGTTTGTGTTTGACGATAGTGTGGAAACAGCGGTAGTTTCTGATGAGGGCACACTCTTTAGTCGTTAGCTTTACATTCCATAAATGCATGAAGGCTTCTCTTTTGTTCTTTGACATGTGACATCATGTGAAGTTTCAAATAAAAGTCCTGAACAATAATAACACGTGTAACCTGCAGCTAAATATTGAATTAGATATTGTGTTGGTTCAGCATAAATTCCCCATGTTGATTGCTAGCCGTggtattgaaaataaaatatttaggcTTTTTCTGGATTATCCGACGGTCTGTGCAGATTCATTGAGAAAACTCATATTTCTTGTTATTGGACATTTAGCTATCGTTGAACTGTGCTGAGGAGTAGAATAACGACTGAATAATTAACTCTTTCTCTGTCCCTTAGTGCAGCTGAAGGATCAGGTGATGTTAATAATATGGCTGAAGCAGAAAAAGCCCCTTCAGAAAGAAACATACCAAAAGAATTAAAGGCTGGTGGGTCACAGAAGAAACACAGgaagcacaaaaaacacaagagtaagaagaagagaaggaaccGAGAGAAGGAGAGCAGTTCAGAGTCTGGAGCAGAGCTGGAGGAAGGAACCAAACACCAGCCAAGGTGAAGCTTTAACACGCTAATTCTGCTTCCACACCACGCAGGCACACTCACTCACCTCTGTTCAATTTATTTcagttcatttccttttttatagcccaaaatcTTAAATTACTGATTTGCTTTAAAGGGCTTTGcagtctgtaaacatgcaacatcctctgttaGTAGTTGAGCAAACCGTTGGGGGGCGTCACCCTGTTATAATGGTATAGGAAACACAGTTTATTTTCTTACCATGTTAAGTGCATTGAGtagcttttaaaacacaaagtatCACTATCACATTATTCATACACTAGCTTGCAGTCCTCCCTGCACTGTGAGCATTCTACAAATACATATAATCTAAGATTTGATTATGATTTCTACAGATTAAAgggattgtttcttttttatgatACGTTTTGACTTTTAAATAAACTAGTCACTACTTTTTAGCGAAGAAACTTTTTTTGATTTACTGgttcaaaaatgtatattttatatttcctgTTACTTACTGGTGGTTTTAGGTTTTCTATAATTCAGAGGAAAATCTGTGTCTAAGAAACCCTCACATGTGCAGTGTTGAACTGCTTACCTTCATGTGGCACATTTCAACTGACTAGCAAATTCCGAAACGTCATCATTAAAAACTTTGACACAAAGTAAAAGTTTATCAAACTGCTTTGTTACCTAAGTGCAGGGTTCTCAACATTTTCTAGTTTAGGGCCCTTAATCTGCTTGATAGCCACTCGCCCGAGTCCCGAATAAATCAGTTTTTTTACACTactagtcaaaagtttggacagtccttttaattacatttttcccttttttagtttttgctgCATTATAGGTTAATATTGAGGACATCAAAACTATGAATGAATACAAGGAAttatgtggcaaacaaaaaagtgttaaACCAGAATATCTTTTATATTTTAGATTCTTCAACGTAGCAAATGTTTGCTTTAACGGCAATTTTGCACTCTTTCTTTCAGCTTCACAAAGTAGTCACCTGGAATGTTTATCAATTAACAGGTGTGCTTTGTGTCTGAGTCCAAATGTGAGATTTTTGGTTCCACCTGCCGTGTCGTATGTAGAAAAAGACGTAGAAAAAGTGAGCGGATGGTTTCTACATGTGTGGTTCCCACTGTTAAGCATGGAGGAGGATGTGTGATGGTGTGGGGGTGCTTTGCTGGTGACACTGCACTTAACCTGCATGGCTGTCACAATAACtactttttgttgtgcgattattgcaccaaaaataaattgcgataaacaatattattgtaattttgaGAACAATCAAGACATTCAATGATGGTTGTGGTTGTGATGAAATGCTAATATATCAGCAGTTTTTGACATACTCAGACCAGCCCGCCTGGCACTAACCACAATGCCATATACAATACAAAGTCTTacttaaatcccctttcttcCACATTCTGATGCTCGGTCTTCAGCAAGTTGTCTCGACCACATCTACATACCTACAGTTTCATGTGATTGGCTTATTAGCCATTTGTGTTGACAAGCAGTTTAACAGGTGTATCTAATAAAGTGGCCGGTGAGTGTATgataccagtcaaaagtttgacTGACTTCAATTCAAGTGAATAACTAGGTGTGACCAAACTTTTGACCGGTACTGTATCTTCACTGTTGACAAAAATTGGTTTGTGCCACCTTCAAAtggtttttttgttgcttcacAGAGGAGGATCGCCCACAGAGCTGAACAAGGAGCGAGGTAAACCTGCCTCTTGTTACTGTGCATCATTTTTACACCGATGTGTTGATCAACTgtagtggaaaaaaacactgaatacGGGACTGAAACGATTATCCTATagctatgctatgctatgctcACGCTACCAATCAGACATACAGTCAGCAATTTCCTATCAAACTAGATTGACTGGCTGCATCGCTATACTCCTTATGACTCCACATCATATAACTGTCCAAATTTTATCTCTAAATATGGTCATGTCTGTTTAACAAAACATGCAACGTGTGTGTCCAGGTGAGGTTGACGAGAGCAAGTCCATATGCAACAAGCGCTACTcaacagaaaagaggaagaagaagaagagaaggaggaaaggagaagagaacTCATCAGGTTGCAAAACAGAATTTGTTTTAAAGCAGAGGGAAAGTAAGAGTGGTCAGTGCTCATTGCCAAGGCGGCGGGAGGACCTGCCTGATATCATCCCGAAACAGGTAAATACACCAAACAAACCGAGCTCTTCATTATGTTGATCTTTATGGATATTAAACACAGCTGTGGAATTATGGAACCAAAACTGCAAAATAATTGTAATACTCACACTTATATCAAGCTTCTAAAAATGAATGTTCTTACTTTTAGGCCTATgagcaaatacattttcacaatcAATTTCAATTTATACTGAAGTCCGTAGCACGTCAAAATAGaaactgtttatgtgtgtggtggttagccctgttgcctcacagcaactGAGAATCAAAAGcaatttattgccacatatgttacacacatGGAATTTGACTACGTTATGGGTTCCAAACCACCCCGcaacctttctgtgtggagtttgcatttttctctctgtggctgCTCTCTGGGTACCAAAGACatgctttttgtgtgtctctatgttaGCCCTTTGCTTGACTGGCGACCAGTCAGTATGTCAAAAAATTAATATCACAATATTTCTTATGATTTTGGCGGTATCATGGTATATCAGTACTTTTTTAGTAAACACATTGACGCCGAAAAGGACCGCCAGCGACCTGAACAACTAGTAGACCTAGTCAACTCGCaaactttgcaataaattgttttctgaTATAACTTACATCTaatttttcaaaaccaaaaaaaacttCAAGCACGCGAGCTGTACCCAGTATGCAGTTTGGTGGtgtaattttataaatgtaaattaGTGTTCCAAATTGTTGTGTCATGGTACTTTACCCTGTTAAAGTGTTAGTTGTGTGTTAGCAATTGTTGTAAACAGTGACTCCATCTCAACACaagtaagacaagtagctcggATCACTGCGCCCTCAGCGGTGGACCATGTACTTTGCTGCCTGCCGAAGAGCACAGTTGTTACGTCTATGCACCGGTATGAAATCCTACCGTAAGGAAAGTTGCCTAGCCTATACCGCTTAGCCCTAGCGTTTCTCACCCAttgttagctgggattgactcaaGGCCCCCTCTGACTGACAGGACTAACTCGTTCAGCCTGCACCATGCCGACGCAATGAAGAGTAAGTCAGCAgactgtcagtgtgtctgtcaaCCCTCCCCATCTGAGAATAACTCAATACATAATGAGGAATGTGGGActaatattctttatttcattgGATATTGGGGGTTCTTGGAGCATTGTCGTGTAGCCTATATACAGtggggaaaataagtatttgaaccCCTGCCGATTTTTTTGCCGAAGTTTGGCCACTTGCAAAGAAATGCGTGGTCTATAATTATAATGGTAGGTGTATTTTGACAGTGAGAAACAgaatatcaacaaaaaaatccataaaacggtattttattacatttatgactttatttgcatttgatgcagaaaataagtatttgaaccCCCAAGCAAAACATTACTTAATACTTGGAGTAACCCTTGTTGGAATGCACAGACGTCAGACGTTTCTTTGTAGTTGGTCACCAGGTTGATACACAACCCAGGAGTGATTTTGGTCCACTCCTCTTTGCAGATCCTTTCCAAATCCTTCAGGTTGTGTGGCTGTCGCTTGGCAACGCAAAGATTCAGCTTCCTCCACAGATTTTCTATGGGATTAAGGTCCGGAGACTGGCTACGCCACTCCATGACCTTAATGTGCTTCTTCTTTAGCCACTCCTTTTTTGCCTTGGTGGTATGCTTTGGGTCATTGTCGTGCTGGAAGACCCACCCTCAACGCATTTTCAACTTCCTGGCTGAGGGAAGGAGCTTTTCGCCCAAGATTGCACGATACATGGCCCTATCCATAGCCCACTGGATGCGGTGGAGTCGTCCTTTACCTTGAGCAGAGAAATAGCCCCAAAGCATGATGTTTCCACTGCCATGCTTGATGGTGGGGATGGTGGTCATGGGGTCATACTCAGCAAGCTTCCCCCTCCAAACGTGGTGGGTCGAGTTTATGCCAAGGAGCTCGattttggtctcatctgaccaCACCACGTTCTCCCAATCGTCCTTGGAATCATTGAGGTGTCCATTGGCAAACTTCAGACGGCCCTGTACAGGCGCCTTCTTGAGCAGGGGGACCTTGCACGCACTGCAGGAGTTCAAATCCTTACGCCGCAGTGTGTTTCCAATAGTTTGGTTCGTTACTGTGGTCCCAGCTGTCTTGAGATAATCAACAAACTCCCCCCATGTAGATCTGGGGTTATTCCGCACCTTTCTGATGTCCCAGATACTGCACGAGACAAGATTTTACGTGGAGCCCCAGACCGAGGGCGATTGACCGTTGGTGCAATTATTCGCAAATGGAATCAATATCAAACAACAGTTGAGTGGCTCTCACCAAGCTGCTTTCCGATGCTTTTGTAACTCATTCCATTcttgtgcaggtctacaatttTTTGTCTCTGACGTCCTTGGACAACTCTTTGGTCTTGCCCATGGTGGTGAGGTGCAAGGTGTAAAGTATGATTCTTTGGAAAGGTTTCTTTTATACACATCACCTATTGAGATCAGGTGTACCTTGTTAGGCCTAATGAGGACTAATCTGTGTGCTTCTTGGGCACATAACTGGTCATTGGGAGCCAGAATTCTTGCTGTTTGCTTGGGGGTTCAAGCAAAATCAAATGCAATAAAGTCATAAATGTTATATAATGCagttttctggatttttttgttgatattcTGTTTCTCACTGTTAAAATACACCCACCATTATAATTATAGATCAGAACCCCAATGAAAGGCTTTCCttaagctaactgctaaccaGTGGTACAAGTGGAGAAGTTGGACACCCTCCTCGAGGGAAGGATTTGAGTTTTGAGTTTCTTAATTTCTACCAATTTGGCTTTAATCCAATGAACGCACACAGACCCTGCACGTGTTATTGGCACGCTCAGTTTCTGGAACAGTTTGCTTCTGTCGAGCTTGATAACCAGTAATAACATATTACTGGttatcaatgaattaatgtaatTCCTTTTTGGGATAATTCCATGTGGGAACATGTgaacaatttgaaaaaaagcacATGTTCATAATGAATGTGATGAATCCTAACAACATTATTGATACACTGAtgacatacagtgcatccggaaagtattcacagcgcttcactttttccacattttgttatgtcacagtcttattccaaaatggattaaattcattattttcctcaacattctacacacaccaacccataatgacaaagtgaaaactgttttttgcaaatttttgcaaatctgtaaaaaataaagaacgaaaaaataacagcctttgccatgccactcaaaatttagctcaggtgcatcctgtttccactgatcatccttgagatgtttctacaacttgattggagtccacctgtgctaaattcagttgattggacagtattgagaaaggcacacacctgtctatatacgATATAACAGTTGACAGTGCACATTAGAGCATAatccaagccatgaagtccaaggaattatctgtagacctccgagacagaattgtatcgaggcacagatctggcgaagggtacagaaagatttctgcaacattgaaagtcccaatgagcacagtggcctccatcatccggaaatggaagaagtttggaaccaccaggactcttcctagagttggccgcccagccagactgcgCGATCGGGgcagaagggccttagtcagggaggtgaccaggaacccgatggtcactctgacagagctccagcgttgttctatgaagagaggagaaccttccagaactcccagcactccacaaatcaggcctgtttggtagagtggccagacggaagccactcctcagtaaaaagcacatgacagcccgcctggagtttgcaataaagcacctgaaggactctcagaccatgagaaacaaaattctctggtctgatgaaacaaagattgaactctttggcctgaatgccaagcgtcatgtctggaggaaaccaggcactgctcatcacctggccaataccatccctacagtgaagcatgatGGTGGCAGcgtcatgctgtggggatgtttttcagtgggaggaactgggagactagtcaggattgagggaaagatgaatgcagcaatgtacagagacatcctcgatgaaaacatgccccaaagcgctctggacctcagactggggcgacggttcatcttccaacaggacaacgacccgaagcacacagccaagataacaaaggagtggcttcggcacaactctgtgaatgtccttgagtggcccagccagagccctgacttgaacccgattgaacatctctggagagatctgaaaatggctgtgcagcgacgctccccatccaacctgatggaacttgagaggttctgtaaagaagaatgggagaaactgcccagaaataggtgtgccagacttgtggaatcatacccaagaggacttgaggctgtaaatgctgccaaaggtgcttcaacaaagtattgagcgaAGGCTgtaaatacttatgtacatgttttcgttctttatttttaacagattggcaaaaaactgttttcactttgtcattatgggttgttgtgtgtagaatgttgaggaaaataatgaatttaatcaattttggaataaggctgtaacataacaaaatgtggaaaaagtgaagcgctgtgaatactttccggatgcactgtatatgaCTCCATTGCATGGAATATTATAGTAAGATGAGGCCtggctttcatttcctctcccaGGACAGCTCCAATAAAGGAGGAGGCGATGAGAAGAGacgcagcagaagaagaattcGTTCCTGTTCCCGTTCCCGTTCACATTCCCGTTCACATTCATGTTTGGTGAGGAGGAACTCCAAACCCAGAAACCACCCCCGAAGATCCAGGACCCGGTCCAGGTATGAGGAACAACCATCAGTTGGTTGAACTCTTGAGAGAAATTAGTGGCTCAGTGGTCAAAGCAGCTTTGCTTGATCTCCGGCTGCAGCCGTGTGTTGAATTGTCTTTGAGCATTAAAAAAGCAGAAGTCCTATTTCATGTATGTACCTCTAAGTGATAAACAAATCTGATTTAACCTTTTGTGAATCATCAAGTCCTCATCCGTACTATGCTGTTCTGATAACCTGCCCGTACTAGACATGTAGATAATGGTGACCCTTTAGATACTGTGGGAAAAGAATCTGGCAGCTTACATGCTAGATAAACCTCGTCATTGTGCCCGTTCTCACTGGGATGGTGCTTCATACTCCCATGACAGCTCTTCAGACAAGCGGGGAACTCTGGATGAATCCACCCAAAGTCCTTCTGAAGGCCTCCAGCTATCTCAGGTCATCGCAGCCGAGGAGCTGCCAGAGTCCCGCACAGAGCCACAGAGCCAAGACCAGAGAGCAAAGCCCCTGCAGAACCAAGAGAACTCGGCACCAAGACTAGGTAGGACATATTTGATAACCAGATCCTCCACGGTTGCATGTTTGTTAGTAATTCAAAAGGTACCATCGGGGTCGTCGtcgcgcaggggtagagagggtgcgctggaaaccacaaggttggtgttTCGAGTTCTGGCTGCCCCATGtgccatgtcgaagtgtccctgagcaagacacctaaccgctaattgctccccgggaaaaattgtaaaaagccatgggttaaaaatgcaatgtaagtcgctttggataaaagagtccgctaaatgacatgtaatttaCTCAAATACAAAAGATTCAGTTTTTACTGAGGTTTCCCCAAAATCCGTTACTCTTAACAATGCATATTTTGAGGGATGATAAATGACCAGCCAGCCCTACCTTACACTCAATCAAACCCTTTTATAAAATTGTTTGGTCTCCAAGGTGTCTAAGTATCTTGTGATCTACTGTCAAAGCTGCAGGTTCTGTCGCACCCCAGTCAATCCTCAAACCGTCCATCTCAACTGAACCGGACCAGAACACTGAGCCCAGCCCGCCTCAGCTCAGAGCATCAAACTGCACCAGGTCGTCTGACTCTAATGTCAAATCCCCAGCAAACAAGAGGAAGAAGTCCccacaaaggaaaaaagaagcaaagagaCCGCGACAAAAGTCACCGTGTCGGAGCCACCGAAGGGGATCCAGATCCAGGAGTCATTCAAAGAAGAAGAGGTCACGGTCCAGGTAGAGGCTGTGGTTTTCTCTACTAAGACTCTACACTAGTGGTATCTAAATTATCCAACATTATTGTGATACCAATAAATGTTGCACCTTGAATGCACCAGGAAGTCTTCCTCTTCCCTGAGAGACTGATGACATGTGCCCTGCCTGTTGATGGTCATTTTTACTGGTCAAATTTGGGCCGAATGAGCCCCCACAAGGACGCTCACCACTCCCTCACTAGTGTCATCAGATTCCCCCAGACCCCCTTCCCCACCTCCGCGGGTCAAATCCATGACTTCCTGTAGTTCATGTTGTCAGATTTGGGTTTCAAACATTCATCCTCAAGAATACTCTCTGTGACTCTTTCCAAGCAAATGACAACACTACTACACTTGGCCTTTAATCACTAAACAAGACTGTGAGAACAAGGAACCTAAAACATTGAGCTCTCCAACCCAGTTCTATCagtagaacaaagacaaaataatCAACGTGTTAATAAACCTTCCTCCAGTCCTCTTGCCATGGTAGAAAACTGAACTTGATATCCAGATATGTTTTAGCCGTTTGCTTCATTGCAAATGAATTCATGGACGTTGTCTGTGCAGGTCAGGGGGTCGGCGCTCGCGGAGGTCACGCTCAAGGTCGGCGTCACATGGTCGGAGGAGGCCCACATACAGCCAGAGGGACCGCTGGAAACGGGAGCCAAGTCACTCTCCTGTACTCATCCTCCGCAAAAATAGATCCCCCACTCGGAAACTCTGCAGTTTGAGTAACAGCCCTCAGCGCGTCAGTGAACTGGGTCAGATGAAATGAAATCACTCTTCTGTACTTAAAGTtgtcattatttttaaaaaggtctcTAGTGTCATGAATTCACTATCCGCCATAGTCACTTCCCTGAGTATCAAACCCAATACATGCTTTAATGCATCCTGATAGATAGACAACTGTGAGAACAAGCTTCTGTGGTAAAGAGCACCAATATGAAATGATGATCCTTATTGGTTAGGTACAGGATCTgaattatattttgtagttttcattAAACTACAACATATAGTTAAAATGAATTTGTAGAACGTGCTTCATTATGTAGTTTTTGTGTTGTCAATAGTTGCTCATCTCCCAAAAACCATGCCAGGTATAAAATAAATTAGTTTagatgtttaaatatttggaAAATGGGTACTGTTTGGATCAGCCCCGATCAGAGCAATGCTGATTTCAATCCACTGTGTGGATGGAGTTTGCTTCAGCGAGGTATCAACTAattacatttgaattatttgatACCTTTGCCGTATTTATGTTTTACACTTTGTTTCCTCAGATAAGGACCAGTTGCTGGAAATTGCCAAGGCCAACGCTGCTGCCATGTGTGCTAAAGCAGGGATGCCCATCCCTGCCAGCCTCAGGTCCACAGTGCTTCCCCTGGTTCTGCCAAGTGTGGCCATGAATGCTGCCATGGCCAGTATGACGGCTGGTAGGACTTTTGACTCATTTTGTTCTCTCTAATCCGTCCATCTTTCCAGTCATTGGTTGTTCTGTCAGAGCTTGAAAAAGGGTTAGTTTGTCTGATTCAATGATGAAATTGATCATGTAAACCTTCCCGCAGGTTATAAAATGTAGTATTATTTGACACACATTATTTGTGTTGCTTTAATTGTATTACGTTTAACCCAACATATACAGAAAAATGATgctttttaatctttaatctttTTTCCAGTTATTGAACTGTTTTGTGGTCACTACGGTTTTCCCTTCTGAAAGGCTGCAAAAGCCTTGCAGGTTTCCCTTACTTAGTACAGATTTATGTCGCTTCTGTCACTAAGTTTTCTGAGTTTACATTCTTCAAATAGGCTATTTTAAGTTGCCATGCAAGTCCACTTCTGACAGTCGACTAGATTGAAACTGTAATAGTTTCACATTGAGTTCTGTTTTGTGCTCCTATCTTCCTTAAAGCCACCATGACAGCAGCATTGTCTAACATGGGCATCTCTTCACTGCTCTCACTGCCATCCATTACCAACAAGCCACCTCCGGTCTCCTCCCAATCCAACATGGCTCTAGAGGAAGTCAAGAGGAAAGTAGCCAAGCAGGCCAACAGCATCAGCATCAAGGAGTTTACCGATGTAAGAGAATATAGTGCATGTGATATTTACTTTATCTACTGGAGTTTCACTGCCCACAGAGAGCAATCTACTGGATGTTATAATCTTGAATGTGAAGACAATCTCGAATATCTCATCTGTAAATAACAGATACAGGCCTACACTTGTTATGATCTACAGCCTGTTAtgataaacaaatcaaaatggaCTTGCTTTCAAGCCGCTATCTTCGGCTCCGGTGAGGGGACGTTTtggctgtaaaaagaaaagcgaGCCAATACACGTTAAGGAGCCAGGCCTGTGTCCCTTGCACTTTTTTATTCACAaaggtgtatttatttttattttaggatatattttttcacattctgaGTCTAAATCTTCTGcagaataaaacattctttcttcttttaaagaGCGTACTTGCATTACTATGCTATTACATTGTCATAATATTATCTTTTTCTCAATTAATTATTGTGCAACATATTGAAATCAAGCTCTCAAATTAAAATCATGTCCTTGTAAAAAAAGCTCATACTGCCCCTCATTCTCTGAACACTACACTGATCGCGTTTCTGTTATAATCCGTAATCAAACATGCAGGGAGCCCCCTCATCCTCATACTGTTTTGGAGGCTCCTCTGGCAAGTCAGTGGAttgaaatggtgtgtgtgtttttcagaaaTGCAAGATGATTGTGGACAGTAAAGGAGAGTTGCCAGTGGCAATGCCGCATGTTTCAGACGAGGAAGATGATGGGAAACCTTTTGGAGGATCAGCGCTTCGGGAGCAAAAAGCCATCAGCTTCAGCATCAATGTAATGTCCACACACAGACTTCACGTCCTATATGAGTTCACTCATTACCACAACAGACCTACAGAGAATACAGGGTATTCGGGATAGAACCTTTCGTTACATCTTAGAAAAATTAAATGCTATCTAAtactgatgaaaacataaaacaaattaaagctgcgagcagcgatgGATAGGTCCTCGCTGCTCCGCGCATGTCGGGGCACTTGCCGGATGCCTATCAACACAGCCGAGAACGCCTGCGGCAGTCGGACAAAGTTTCTGTGAGTCAATTGTCGTTTACGAGCGAATGGCGTTTTGCAACTTTATCTTTTAACATTATCAAGGATTTAGGTCCGACCACACTTTAGAGGGAGCAGGGTATAAATAGAAAAAAGATGTATCTTCCTGCTATAACTAAGATTCAAAATGATGATATCAAATTATTCATGGCCGAGTTTAAACTGAGAAAATCTTTGCTcatagtttcattttttttttctcaagcttTTTAAAGGCAAAGGTCTCAAGATCACACTACCCAAATTTGAAAGAATCGGGTTTAATCTCTGGGGAGAGTTTGGTCTTTAACAACTCTAAAAGACGATGAAAATGGGCAAAAAATGCAGATATTCAACaattaattatataaatatGAGGGCAGGGAAAAAATGAACgtaaacatcacacacaaatcGAAATGGCCTACATCCGGTACAGTTTCAGGCCTGGAGTTACATCAAAGATGTGGAAATTGGAAAGGATTTGATCAGGATTTGAGTTACAATGGTTTATATTTTCTTGTCGACTGTTCAACTTTGCCGATGCTCCAACTCGCCGCCCTTTATTTAATTCTTATAATGTTCACAGTGAAGCCTTATCAAGGTCTTAGGTCTTTTCCCTCAACTTaggagagggatcagattaacctgtgaggagcagggggtaaagaaaaaagcattcaaCTTCCGGTTGCCACCCAGTGGCGCTATGCCTAAGGctaaaaatgatcatatgggTGCTACAGGGTAAGGAGTTCATGCTGTAGGAGACAtttggagcagattagata
Coding sequences:
- the sonb gene encoding SON DNA and RNA binding protein b isoform X5 encodes the protein MKTKSEGSGDVNNMAEAEKAPSERNIPKELKAGGSQKKHRKHKKHKSKKKRRNREKESSSESGAELEEGTKHQPRGGSPTELNKERGEVDESKSICNKRYSTEKRKKKKRRRKGEENSSGCKTEFVLKQRESKSGQCSLPRRREDLPDIIPKQDSSNKGGGDEKRRSRRRIRSCSRSRSHSRSHSCLVRRNSKPRNHPRRSRTRSSSSDKRGTLDESTQSPSEGLQLSQVIAAEELPESRTEPQSQDQRAKPLQNQENSAPRLANKRKKSPQRKKEAKRPRQKSPCRSHRRGSRSRSHSKKKRSRSRSGGRRSRRSRSRSASHGRRRPTYSQRDRWKREPSHSPVLILRKNRSPTRKLCSLSNSPQRVSELDKDQLLEIAKANAAAMCAKAGMPIPASLRSTVLPLVLPSVAMNAAMASMTAATMTAALSNMGISSLLSLPSITNKPPPVSSQSNMALEEVKRKVAKQANSISIKEFTDKCKMIVDSKGELPVAMPHVSDEEDDGKPFGGSALREQKAISFSINNTTVRPAVRSDAGMAKEFPVSSGSQHRKKEGEALGAYGEWVPVDKAAEKAAAATRKALATVAIATATSSGETTTPVLPEVVEQLELEPDNDSVFPEQLLQPVDISQAVTERIKAQRRLAENPYDVNAICMLSRAQEQVDAWAQSNTVPGLFTGSTGAQILSSEELSTSGPQAWLKKDQFLRAAPVSGGVGEFLMRKMGWKTGEGLGRNREGTVEPIIIDFKVDRKGLVAEGEKPQKQTGGLVVTKDLMGKHPVSALIELCNKRRIMQPDFVMVHHSGPDHRKNFLFKVTVNGMDYQPQTASPNKKHAKAMAATVALQALGEVPVDGPGLYTGPVFTAASTGPLFST